One genomic segment of Campylobacter concisus includes these proteins:
- a CDS encoding AAA family ATPase, with protein MVIAVCNEKGGSGKTNIAINLAIKLGLMKDDTLLVDADPQRSIDVFTDIRADANLPLLFNAVSKLGSSMLKEIQSLKQKYDSVVIDTGGRDSQEMRQALAVCNIAIIPVIPSDLDIAVLNKMILVFNQAKIYNPNSKALIVISKASPNPFLAKKVEALREYISEKKLEDIFLANSIIYEREAYRNAFSAGMGVSEYCKDNENAKLDFEGFFNELVNFANN; from the coding sequence ATGGTAATAGCAGTCTGCAATGAAAAAGGTGGTAGCGGAAAAACAAATATTGCTATAAATTTAGCCATAAAATTAGGTCTTATGAAAGATGACACTCTTTTAGTAGATGCTGATCCTCAAAGAAGTATAGATGTTTTTACTGATATTAGAGCTGATGCAAATTTACCACTACTATTTAATGCTGTCTCAAAACTTGGATCATCGATGCTAAAAGAGATACAAAGCTTAAAGCAAAAGTATGATAGTGTAGTAATTGATACTGGTGGACGTGATAGCCAAGAAATGAGACAAGCGTTAGCGGTTTGCAATATTGCTATTATCCCAGTTATTCCGAGCGATCTTGATATTGCCGTTTTGAACAAAATGATACTAGTTTTTAATCAAGCGAAAATTTACAATCCGAATTCAAAAGCACTAATAGTTATCTCTAAAGCTTCACCAAATCCTTTTCTAGCTAAAAAGGTAGAAGCACTACGTGAATATATTAGCGAAAAGAAGTTAGAAGATATTTTTCTAGCAAATAGCATAATCTATGAACGTGAAGCATATAGAAATGCCTTTTCAGCAGGAATGGGTGTGAGCGAATATTGTAAAGATAACGAAAACGCAAAGCTTGATTTCGAAGGCTTCTTTAACGAACTTGTCAATTTTGCTAATAATTAA